The genomic DNA GCACCATATCAATGGCGTTCCCAGGTATTATCGGACAAGGATCCGGAAGGAGCGACTTTAAACATGCCATTCCTACTGCTCGCCGGAGCGTCTCCGTACTGGAGAGAAGTTCTAACGCTGACTCTTTTCCGGGTTTTTGTAGCCAGTCTCCCATCCACGAGTCCATACCTGCAGGATCGGTCAGGCCAGGCATTCCACGAAAGATTGTGGATAATGACCATTTCCCGGCTTTAACCAGAACCCAGTTTGTATAAATGCGGATGTCTTCGATTACCGGGTCCGGATCTGCGGCCCTGGCAATCTCCCGGATGAGCTGATCATAGTGAGGAATTTCCATTTTAATACTGCTTAGTTTTACTTCGATGTAAATTAATTTGAGTATTGAACCAACAGAGAGATTCGCAAAAGATCTGTTCATTCATGAAAAGGGGTATATCCAAATGATCCATTCAGCGAATCTCTGTCAAATATCAGGAATGTCGATAATTATCCATCATCCCTCGGGAGGATTGTATATGCACCGGAGAATTAGTCATTATTGCCAGTCCAATCGAACCATGGAAGCATATTTCAAGAAATGATGACGATTTCAAGAAGAGTGAGCAGATATACCCTGAAGGATGGATGATTCGGACACAGGACATTCCGATTCTGGCATCGCTGGGGAAGATCCATATTAAGGTCAGGAAAAAACCGCTCATAGGCATTATCTCCAGCGGAAAAGAACTGGTCCCGGCAGAAACAATACTAAAACCAGGGGAGGTCAGAGAGGTAAATTCTCATCTCGTCGCAGCCTTTTGCAGATGACAGGGAGCAGTTTGAATGAAATATGGTATTCTTCGTGATAATCCCAAGGAACTAGTTAGTCTTTTGAAAGACGCATCAGACGAATGTGATGCCATCATAGTACGTGGTGGAAGTAACCGGGATCAGAATGATATCACCGCTCAGGTCATCCGTTCCCTAGGAAAAGTGTACCGAGAAGGGATCTCTTTTGCCCCGGATAAACGGACAACAATTGGAAAGATCAGGACAGTCCTGGTAATTGGGCTGCCCGGTCACCTTCCTGCCACATTCATGATGTTAACGCTCGTGATTGTTCACCAGATTCAGGTCATGAAATGAGCACTATGTCAGCGGTTTTATAGAAAAGAAGAGTGGGTGGATTTCATTGGTCATTTACATTCCACCAGATCTTTGCCCGGTGCGTCATCTCACGAAGGACGACCTTTCCATTCTCCCGAATGAGTTTTTTACCCAGGTAGTCGCGAAGGATATCTTCCTGTTCCGAAGTTGTGAGGTGTAGCCCCTCTTTTTGATCAGCGACTGCTTCCTCAATACTTGAATATCGGTGAATACTCTCCTCTTTGCTGATATCAATATTGGCATAAATTCCCATTTGGTGAAGAAGATTGTAGATGATGTTAGGCTTATTCCCTGAAGGCCGGGGAATCCCATATAATTTCTCCCAGATTTCTCCATAATTTCTCTGCCAGGGAGAGAGCATATCTGCAAACCAGAAAATATAGACATATCGGGATGAGGCAGCCACCATTTTCAGGATTCCTTCCCGGAGATCCGGAAAACCCAGCGAGTATGACGCAACAACAACATCATATGGTGGATTTAAATCTTGTTTGACGTCCACCTCTTCCCATTTTTTCGGGACAATATCCACGTTGGTAATAGCTGCAAGAGCAATATTTTCACGAAGACAGGAAAGCATCCCCTCTGAAGGCTCAACAGCTGTGACATGTGCAACAATGGATGCAAGAGGGATAACCAGAGTTCCAGGTCCGGCACCGACATCAAGAATCCGATAACTCTCATCTATGTCCATTGCAGAGACCCGTGCCCTGGATCCTGCCCAGTTATCTTCTTTCATGACATCGTTAAACCGTTTGCATCGATCAGGATCTGACCATCGTCTCCCACAACTGATAAAACCCTTCTTTTTTCCCTCCTCACCTTCAGGTTTCTTCCAGGCCTCATTCCAATCAATTGTATTAACATCAATCATGAGTTAATATTTTCATGCGAATTATAAAAAATATTCAGTTTTTTTCTGGAAAAAAATAATGTGATCTCATTCTCATCGTAGAACCCTTTACAAAGATGCCATGAAACGAGCACCATTTTACCAGAATGGGGAGATATTTAAGTTTCATATAGGTTGTTAATTTTATTAATTGAACTAGGTGCTTCAAATAACAATCTTTTTAACACTTGTAAACATATCATTCTTAACAAGCAGGCAATCTTGTCATGTAAGGTTTACTATGAATTCATCAGAGCATGTAACTCTTAATACCCTATCTCTTCCACCCCATGACATCAACATCCCTCCGGCACAATATAACCTTCAGGCTATTAAAGCATCCTTGCACATTACAACACCTATCAGGATTTTATTATTCCTCCTTCCTTTCGGGGTGATCTTCTGGTCATTATTTATCGGGAGATACGAAGTAGAACCACTTACTGTAGTAAAAATGCTTATTTCTCAGGTCATTCCTATCGAGCAAACATGGACCAATGCAGATGAAACCATCCTCTTTCAGGTTCGTCTCCCTCGTGTTATTGCAGCAGTCATTGTCGGGGCAGCTCTCTCCATGGCAGGAGCAACATACCAGGGATTGTTTAAAAATCCTCTCGTTTCTCCAGATATTCTCGGTGTCTCTTCCGGGGCAGGATTTGGAGCAGCACTTGCAATTCTCTTCTCAACCGCAGCATGGATGATTCAGGTTTCAGCTTTTATTGGAGGAATACTCGCAGTTTTAGCATCGTATTTTCTTTCACGGTTATATAAAAACGGGCAAATACTTGTGCTGGTTCTTTCAGGTGTTATTGTATCAGCATTTTTTGGAGCACTACTTTCAATCACCAAATATGTTGCAGATCCGTACGAGAAACTTCCAACCATCATATTCTGGCTCATGGGAAGTCTTTCATCAGTCAGATACTATGATATCCTTACAATACTCCCGGCGATCATATTTGGAGGAAGTGTTCTTATCCTCATCAGGTGGAGAATTAACCTCCTTTCATTAAGCCAGGATGAAGCAAAAACCCTTGGCATTGATATAAAGAAAATCACCCGTGTCATCATCATCTGTGCAACACTATTAACCGCTGCATCGGTATGCATTAGTGGTATCATCGGATGGGTGGGCCTTGTTGTTCCTCATCTTGGAAGAATGATAACCGGTCCGGACTATAAAAAACTCCTGCCACTTACAATTGTAATGGGTGCATCATAC from Methanospirillum hungatei JF-1 includes the following:
- a CDS encoding molybdopterin-binding protein, which translates into the protein MKYGILRDNPKELVSLLKDASDECDAIIVRGGSNRDQNDITAQVIRSLGKVYREGISFAPDKRTTIGKIRTVLVIGLPGHLPATFMMLTLVIVHQIQVMK
- a CDS encoding class I SAM-dependent methyltransferase, whose amino-acid sequence is MIDVNTIDWNEAWKKPEGEEGKKKGFISCGRRWSDPDRCKRFNDVMKEDNWAGSRARVSAMDIDESYRILDVGAGPGTLVIPLASIVAHVTAVEPSEGMLSCLRENIALAAITNVDIVPKKWEEVDVKQDLNPPYDVVVASYSLGFPDLREGILKMVAASSRYVYIFWFADMLSPWQRNYGEIWEKLYGIPRPSGNKPNIIYNLLHQMGIYANIDISKEESIHRYSSIEEAVADQKEGLHLTTSEQEDILRDYLGKKLIRENGKVVLREMTHRAKIWWNVNDQ
- a CDS encoding FecCD family ABC transporter permease, with protein sequence MNSSEHVTLNTLSLPPHDINIPPAQYNLQAIKASLHITTPIRILLFLLPFGVIFWSLFIGRYEVEPLTVVKMLISQVIPIEQTWTNADETILFQVRLPRVIAAVIVGAALSMAGATYQGLFKNPLVSPDILGVSSGAGFGAALAILFSTAAWMIQVSAFIGGILAVLASYFLSRLYKNGQILVLVLSGVIVSAFFGALLSITKYVADPYEKLPTIIFWLMGSLSSVRYYDILTILPAIIFGGSVLILIRWRINLLSLSQDEAKTLGIDIKKITRVIIICATLLTAASVCISGIIGWVGLVVPHLGRMITGPDYKKLLPLTIVMGASYLLIMDDLSRTIIATEIPLGILTALLGAPFFAYLLWRRKTGWV